From one Streptomyces sp. Q6 genomic stretch:
- a CDS encoding GntR family transcriptional regulator encodes MTLAVERELPCGVSQVERTEELIRAGIHAGTYEPDSRLRERDLAEALGVSRVPVREALLRLATEGLVVLEPRRGARVRRLTLRDVEELFDLRLSLEVFAARRAAELVARGVAHDGLRTVMDAAETATLRGDAAGIAAANTAFHAELITMTGNRLLQSSFQPTLGLMHWLFRLTGTAHGAHRHCAEHRQICQAIGAGRPGLAEALTFTHIDIRREPVMRALADILPPE; translated from the coding sequence GTGACCCTCGCCGTGGAACGCGAACTCCCCTGCGGCGTCTCGCAGGTGGAGCGGACCGAGGAGCTGATCCGGGCCGGCATCCACGCCGGGACGTACGAGCCGGACTCGCGCCTTCGCGAGCGGGACCTCGCGGAGGCGCTCGGCGTCTCGCGCGTCCCGGTGCGCGAGGCGCTGCTGCGGCTCGCGACCGAGGGGCTCGTCGTCCTGGAACCGCGGCGCGGCGCACGCGTGCGGCGGCTGACCCTGCGCGATGTCGAGGAACTCTTCGACCTGAGGCTGAGTCTGGAAGTCTTCGCGGCACGCCGGGCCGCCGAACTCGTGGCGCGCGGCGTCGCTCACGACGGTCTTCGTACGGTGATGGACGCGGCGGAGACGGCGACCCTGCGCGGTGACGCGGCCGGCATCGCGGCCGCGAACACGGCCTTTCACGCCGAGCTCATCACCATGACGGGCAACCGGCTGCTCCAGTCGTCCTTCCAGCCGACCCTCGGCCTGATGCACTGGCTGTTCCGGCTGACCGGCACCGCGCACGGCGCGCACCGGCACTGCGCCGAGCACCGCCAGATCTGTCAGGCGATCGGCGCGGGCCGTCCCGGACTCGCGGAGGCCCTCACGTTCACCCATATCGACATCCGGCGGGAGCCGGTCATGCGGGCGCTGGCGGACATTCTGCCGCCCGAATGA
- a CDS encoding chlorohydrolase family protein has protein sequence MRTRWRARHILAHQDGGHALLRDGEVVWQDDTVIYVGPRYEGEVDRERDLGDSLVMPGLIDLDALTDIDHLVLDSWAGPERGPGLQWSAEYFARRRHDVFTPRERSTVREYALAQLALHGITTFMPIASEVHSRWAEPYDELVDMARTASRIGLRGYLGPAYRSGVNVVLPDGTRDVAFDEEEGRAGLRDAVRFLDHLAGLGDPLLTGVLLPCRIETLTEELLGDTARIARERGVLVRLHALQGLVERAIIQRRHDGMTPLELLDKHGLLAPNLLIPHTVTLDRHPSVHGEDRGDLALLARTGVSVIHCPQTSLRYGEMLHSFRAYREAGVNLCLGTDSFPPDLIRGMDVGVHLAKIAEGRSDAAPAEHYVEAATLGGARALGRDDLGRIAPGAQADLVAFSLDDIRDGVLDDPVRTFLLNGTARQATDSVVAGRPVLVDGALPGIDLPELARRAQELFQKMRAAYSERDTERRATEALFPPTFPALRAPRRHPAPVKDVRT, from the coding sequence ATGCGCACCCGCTGGCGCGCGCGCCACATCCTCGCCCACCAGGACGGCGGCCACGCGCTGCTGCGGGACGGCGAGGTCGTGTGGCAGGACGACACCGTGATCTACGTCGGACCGCGCTACGAGGGAGAGGTCGACCGGGAGCGCGACCTCGGCGATTCCCTGGTGATGCCGGGCCTCATCGACCTCGACGCGCTCACCGACATCGACCACCTGGTCCTCGACTCCTGGGCGGGCCCCGAGCGCGGCCCGGGTCTCCAGTGGTCCGCGGAGTACTTCGCGCGGCGCCGCCACGACGTGTTCACGCCGCGGGAGCGCTCGACCGTCCGCGAGTACGCCCTCGCCCAGCTCGCCCTGCACGGCATCACCACCTTCATGCCGATCGCCTCCGAGGTGCACAGTCGCTGGGCGGAGCCGTACGACGAACTGGTCGACATGGCGCGGACCGCGAGCCGCATCGGCCTGCGCGGCTACCTCGGCCCGGCCTACCGCTCCGGCGTCAACGTCGTCCTGCCGGACGGCACCAGGGACGTCGCCTTCGACGAGGAGGAAGGGCGCGCGGGCCTGCGGGACGCGGTCCGCTTCCTCGACCACCTGGCCGGCCTCGGCGACCCGCTGCTCACCGGCGTCCTGCTCCCGTGCCGCATCGAGACCCTCACCGAGGAACTGCTCGGCGACACGGCCCGCATCGCGCGCGAACGCGGGGTGCTCGTCCGTCTGCACGCGCTCCAGGGCCTGGTCGAACGGGCGATCATCCAGCGTCGGCACGACGGAATGACGCCGCTCGAACTCCTCGACAAACACGGCCTGTTGGCGCCGAACCTGCTGATCCCGCACACCGTCACCCTCGACCGGCACCCGTCCGTGCACGGCGAGGACCGCGGCGACCTGGCCCTGCTCGCCCGCACCGGCGTCTCCGTGATCCACTGTCCGCAGACCTCGCTGCGCTACGGCGAGATGCTGCACTCCTTCCGCGCCTACCGCGAGGCCGGGGTCAACCTCTGCCTGGGCACGGACTCCTTCCCGCCGGACCTGATCCGCGGCATGGACGTCGGTGTGCACCTGGCGAAGATCGCCGAGGGCCGCTCCGACGCCGCGCCCGCCGAGCACTATGTGGAGGCGGCCACGCTGGGCGGGGCCCGCGCCCTCGGCCGCGACGACCTGGGCCGCATCGCCCCCGGCGCGCAGGCCGACCTGGTCGCCTTCTCCCTCGACGACATCCGGGACGGCGTCCTTGACGACCCGGTCCGCACCTTCCTCCTCAACGGCACGGCGCGACAGGCCACGGACTCGGTCGTCGCGGGCCGCCCGGTCCTGGTCGACGGCGCCCTGCCCGGCATCGACCTGCCCGAACTCGCCCGGCGCGCCCAGGAGTTGTTCCAGAAGATGCGGGCGGCCTACAGCGAGCGGGACACCGAACGCCGCGCCACCGAGGCGCTGTTCCCGCCGACGTTCCCGGCGCTGCGCGCACCGCGGCGGCACCCGGCGCCCGTGAAGGACGTACGCACGTGA
- a CDS encoding ABC transporter permease encodes MLPARPPSGADGDAVPNSSAGEPTSASAPMAARSLLGTAWLRVRRSRIALAALAVVVLMVLFAVFAPLLSALEGQDPYTTRTSPDVLDDYGTPGLPLSYYRYPSADHWLGVEPGLGRDLFARMAHGAQVSLVIALLATVVSVVLGTVLGAAAGYFGGKVDMVISRVMDLFLAFPHLLLVLSLTPILQSRLGDTALGEGSLLPIASLVIILGFFGWAYLARVVRGQVLSLREQEFVEAARAYGASHRSIILKQIVPNVMGVVLVYATMMIPTNITAEAALSFLGVGVKDPTPSWGQMLNAAQAGNWYLTDPWFLAVPAGALVITVLAFNLLGDAVRDALDPRSSRG; translated from the coding sequence GTGCTGCCCGCTCGGCCGCCCTCCGGCGCCGACGGTGACGCCGTCCCCAACTCCTCGGCAGGCGAGCCGACTTCGGCCTCGGCGCCGATGGCCGCCCGGTCGTTGCTCGGCACCGCCTGGCTCCGCGTCCGCCGGAGCCGCATCGCCCTCGCCGCCCTCGCCGTGGTGGTCCTCATGGTCCTGTTCGCGGTGTTCGCCCCGCTGCTCAGCGCCCTCGAAGGGCAGGACCCGTACACCACGCGGACGAGCCCCGACGTCCTGGACGACTACGGCACCCCCGGCCTGCCGCTCTCCTACTACCGCTACCCGTCCGCCGACCACTGGCTCGGTGTCGAACCGGGCCTCGGCCGCGACCTCTTCGCGCGCATGGCGCACGGCGCCCAGGTCTCCCTCGTCATCGCGCTGCTCGCGACGGTCGTCTCCGTCGTCCTCGGTACCGTCCTCGGCGCCGCCGCCGGCTACTTCGGCGGCAAGGTCGACATGGTCATCAGCCGCGTGATGGACCTCTTCCTCGCCTTCCCGCACCTGCTGCTCGTGCTCTCGCTGACGCCGATCCTCCAGTCCCGGCTCGGGGACACGGCGTTGGGGGAGGGCAGCCTGCTGCCGATCGCCTCACTCGTGATCATTCTCGGCTTCTTCGGCTGGGCCTACCTGGCCCGCGTCGTCCGCGGCCAGGTGCTCTCCCTCCGCGAGCAGGAGTTCGTCGAGGCGGCCCGCGCGTACGGGGCCTCGCACCGGTCGATCATCCTCAAGCAGATCGTCCCCAACGTGATGGGCGTCGTCCTCGTCTACGCCACGATGATGATCCCCACGAACATCACCGCCGAGGCCGCGCTCTCCTTCCTCGGCGTCGGCGTCAAGGACCCCACCCCGTCGTGGGGACAGATGCTCAACGCCGCCCAGGCCGGCAACTGGTACCTCACCGACCCCTGGTTCCTCGCCGTACCGGCCGGCGCCCTGGTGATCACGGTCCTCGCCTTCAACCTGCTCGGTGACGCCGTCCGTGACGCCCTCGACCCCAGGTCCTCCCGTGGCTGA
- a CDS encoding ABC transporter substrate-binding protein, producing MKRRTAAALALTVAAGLTLTACGGPKPAPGAGSRAPADAFDPVKVGDGDRTRGGNVDVLMSADFQTLDPGNSNYVQTANVGQLYYRTLTMAKEEAGKPPTIVPDLATDLGKVSEDGLTWTYTLKKGLKFEDGSPITAKDVKYGVERTYARDVYTQAPQELNAALSDDGYKGPYKGGDFKGVETPDDRTVVFRLKQPFAEFPALVSRSNTAPVPRAKDTKLDYTNHPVSTGPYRIKSYDRGRAMTLVRNEHWDPASDPNRSALPDTFTFSLSTAQSTISQQLLADADPTALTLDSAGGLQASDAAKLDEPDVARRTASGLIGCTDVLDLNTETIKDPVVRKAIALAIDRKAIHLQYGGARFGKLTQSYINPDQRGYVTQHTALDPSGQPQPDKARKLLEGRDVPKKLVYGYADATPRYKNMGTSLQQNLKQIGIDLELRAIPAANYYTTLAGENMPDLARSGWCGGADSGSVRTTIDPNLGPSVDGRSFGFSNIPRYHDPEIAKAMYALRGENGTSEELGRKWSTLFDRAMQDYPLVPLIRNVTRSVVGSDIRNAQVGYFFGAIDLSTVSIASASGKG from the coding sequence GTGAAACGACGCACCGCGGCGGCGCTCGCCCTGACGGTGGCCGCCGGGCTGACCCTCACCGCCTGCGGCGGTCCGAAGCCCGCACCGGGCGCGGGCTCCCGCGCCCCCGCCGACGCCTTCGACCCCGTCAAGGTCGGCGACGGCGACCGGACGAGAGGCGGCAACGTCGACGTCCTGATGTCCGCCGACTTCCAGACCCTCGACCCCGGCAACAGCAACTACGTCCAGACGGCCAACGTCGGCCAGCTCTACTACCGCACCCTCACCATGGCGAAGGAGGAGGCGGGCAAGCCCCCGACGATCGTCCCCGACCTCGCCACCGACCTCGGCAAGGTCTCCGAGGACGGACTGACCTGGACGTACACCCTGAAGAAGGGACTGAAGTTCGAGGACGGTTCGCCGATCACCGCGAAGGACGTCAAGTACGGCGTCGAGCGGACCTACGCCCGCGACGTCTACACGCAGGCGCCCCAGGAGCTGAACGCCGCGCTGTCCGACGACGGGTACAAAGGCCCGTACAAGGGCGGTGACTTCAAGGGCGTCGAGACACCCGACGACCGGACCGTCGTCTTCCGGCTGAAGCAGCCCTTCGCCGAGTTCCCCGCGCTCGTCTCCCGCTCCAACACCGCGCCCGTGCCCCGCGCGAAGGACACCAAGCTCGACTACACGAACCACCCCGTCTCCACGGGCCCGTACCGGATCAAGTCCTACGACCGCGGGCGCGCCATGACCCTCGTCCGCAACGAGCACTGGGACCCGGCGAGCGACCCGAACCGCAGCGCGCTCCCCGACACGTTCACCTTCAGTCTCTCCACCGCCCAGTCCACGATCAGCCAGCAGCTCCTCGCCGACGCCGACCCCACCGCGCTCACCCTCGACAGCGCGGGCGGCCTCCAGGCCTCCGACGCCGCCAAGCTCGACGAGCCCGACGTCGCCCGGCGTACCGCCTCCGGACTGATCGGCTGCACCGACGTCCTCGACCTCAACACCGAGACCATCAAGGACCCGGTCGTCCGGAAGGCCATCGCGCTCGCCATCGACCGCAAGGCCATCCACCTCCAGTACGGCGGCGCCCGCTTCGGCAAGCTCACGCAGTCGTACATCAACCCCGACCAGCGCGGCTACGTCACCCAGCACACCGCCCTCGACCCATCGGGGCAGCCGCAACCGGACAAGGCGAGGAAACTCCTCGAAGGTCGGGACGTGCCGAAGAAGCTCGTCTACGGATACGCCGACGCGACGCCCCGCTACAAGAACATGGGCACCTCGCTCCAGCAGAACCTGAAGCAGATCGGCATCGACCTCGAACTGCGCGCCATCCCCGCCGCGAACTACTACACGACCCTCGCCGGCGAGAACATGCCCGACCTGGCCCGCAGCGGCTGGTGCGGCGGCGCCGACAGCGGCTCGGTGCGCACCACCATCGACCCGAACCTCGGCCCCAGCGTCGACGGCAGGTCCTTCGGCTTCTCCAACATCCCCCGCTACCACGACCCGGAGATCGCGAAGGCCATGTACGCGCTGCGCGGCGAGAACGGCACGAGCGAGGAACTCGGCCGCAAGTGGTCGACGCTCTTCGACCGCGCCATGCAGGACTATCCGCTCGTCCCGCTGATCAGGAACGTCACCCGCAGCGTCGTCGGCTCCGACATCCGCAACGCGCAGGTCGGCTACTTCTTCGGCGCCATCGACCTGTCCACCGTGTCCATCGCCTCCGCCTCGGGTAAGGGGTGA
- a CDS encoding ABC transporter permease, translated as MAAFLLRRLGATVVLLIVISFVTFTLFHFGPADPAAAACGQECTPERVAEARVALGMDQPFFTQYATYMTGLFHGRTIGAPGAESLCQWPCFGMSFQTNEDVTAVLGRALPYTLSVAVGAIVLWTVAGVTLGTLAALRRNKLTDKLIVGAASIGVSLPIPVTGLLLLLIFVSTFDVLPFTTNAITSPFGPAGFDGWFLNYLLPWVALAVLFSAQYIRVTRSSMLETLGEDFMRTARAKGLSRTAMIVRHGARAGLTPVVTMLGLDIGLLLGGAVLTEQIFSVPGVGFTAVRAAQAGDLPLTMAITLLAAFFIIVANVVVDAVYAVIDPRVRAA; from the coding sequence ATGGCCGCCTTCCTGCTGCGCCGCCTCGGCGCCACCGTCGTCCTGCTGATCGTCATCAGCTTCGTCACGTTCACCCTCTTCCACTTCGGCCCGGCCGATCCGGCCGCGGCCGCCTGCGGACAGGAGTGCACACCGGAACGCGTCGCCGAGGCACGTGTCGCCCTCGGCATGGACCAGCCCTTCTTCACGCAGTACGCGACCTACATGACGGGCCTGTTCCACGGCCGGACGATCGGGGCGCCCGGCGCCGAATCGCTCTGCCAGTGGCCCTGCTTCGGTATGTCGTTCCAGACCAACGAGGACGTCACCGCCGTCCTCGGACGCGCCCTGCCCTATACCCTGTCCGTCGCCGTCGGCGCGATCGTGCTCTGGACGGTGGCCGGCGTGACCCTCGGAACGCTCGCCGCGCTGCGCCGGAACAAGCTCACCGACAAGCTGATCGTCGGCGCCGCCTCGATCGGGGTCTCGCTGCCGATCCCCGTCACCGGCCTGCTCCTTCTGCTGATCTTCGTGTCCACCTTCGACGTGCTGCCGTTCACGACGAACGCCATCACGTCACCGTTCGGGCCCGCCGGATTCGACGGCTGGTTCCTCAACTACCTGCTGCCGTGGGTCGCGTTGGCCGTCCTGTTCAGCGCGCAGTACATCCGTGTCACGCGCAGCTCCATGCTGGAGACCCTCGGCGAGGACTTCATGCGCACCGCCCGCGCCAAGGGCCTGTCCAGGACGGCGATGATCGTCCGGCACGGCGCCCGCGCCGGACTCACGCCCGTCGTCACGATGCTGGGCCTCGACATCGGACTGCTTCTCGGCGGCGCCGTCCTCACCGAGCAGATCTTCTCCGTACCGGGCGTCGGCTTCACCGCCGTACGGGCCGCTCAGGCCGGAGATCTGCCGCTGACCATGGCGATCACGCTGCTCGCCGCCTTCTTCATCATCGTCGCCAACGTCGTCGTCGACGCCGTCTACGCCGTGATCGACCCGCGAGTGAGGGCCGCCTGA
- a CDS encoding ABC transporter ATP-binding protein produces MTTSQPLLHIRDLHVTFPTDDGLVHAVNGMDLTLARGETVGLVGESGSGKTVTSQALMGLLKETRARVDGEILLDGTDLNSLTEQRMRAWRGKKIAMIFQDPLSAMHPFHTVGAQIAEAYRVHNKVSRKAAHAVAVDMLGRVGIPDPKRRAGAHPHEFSGGMRQRAMIAMALVCEPELLIADEPTTALDVTVQAQILDLLGELQQETGTAVVLVTHDLGVVAEVCHHVAVMYGGQCVERGDVRELFRDPRHPYTQGLLASMPTLGEDGERLRPIPGFPPSLTALPAGCLFADRCPQTHRVPDGRCHTERPAFVTGRAAHPSRCHQETLATAEEATR; encoded by the coding sequence ATGACCACCAGCCAACCTCTGTTGCACATAAGGGACCTGCACGTCACCTTCCCCACCGACGACGGGCTCGTGCACGCAGTCAACGGCATGGACCTCACCCTGGCGCGCGGCGAGACCGTCGGCCTCGTCGGCGAGTCGGGCTCAGGGAAGACGGTGACCAGCCAGGCGCTCATGGGGCTCCTGAAGGAGACCCGCGCCCGGGTCGACGGCGAGATCCTGCTCGACGGCACCGACCTCAACTCCCTGACGGAGCAGCGGATGCGGGCCTGGCGCGGCAAGAAGATCGCCATGATCTTCCAGGACCCGCTCTCGGCGATGCACCCCTTCCACACGGTGGGCGCCCAGATCGCCGAGGCCTACCGCGTCCACAACAAGGTGTCGAGGAAGGCCGCGCACGCCGTCGCCGTCGACATGCTGGGCCGGGTCGGCATCCCCGACCCGAAGCGGCGGGCCGGCGCCCACCCGCACGAGTTCTCCGGCGGCATGCGCCAGCGCGCGATGATCGCCATGGCGCTGGTCTGCGAGCCCGAACTCCTCATCGCCGACGAGCCGACCACCGCGCTCGACGTCACCGTCCAGGCACAGATCCTCGACCTGCTCGGCGAGTTGCAGCAGGAGACCGGCACCGCCGTCGTCCTCGTCACGCACGACCTCGGGGTCGTCGCCGAGGTCTGCCACCACGTCGCCGTCATGTACGGCGGCCAGTGCGTCGAGCGGGGCGATGTCCGGGAGCTGTTCCGCGACCCGCGCCACCCGTACACCCAAGGGCTGCTCGCCTCCATGCCCACGCTCGGCGAGGACGGCGAACGGCTGCGCCCCATCCCCGGATTCCCGCCGTCGCTCACCGCGCTGCCGGCCGGATGCCTCTTCGCGGACCGCTGCCCGCAGACGCACCGCGTCCCGGACGGCCGCTGCCACACCGAACGACCGGCGTTCGTCACGGGCCGGGCCGCCCACCCGTCCCGGTGCCACCAGGAGACCCTCGCCACCGCCGAGGAGGCCACGCGATGA
- a CDS encoding oligopeptide/dipeptide ABC transporter ATP-binding protein: MTTADTTPLLEAEGLTKHFRGRGGLLGRGGSLVKAVDGVSFSVGAGRTLGIVGESGCGKSTTGRLLMRLLDPTSGTVRLDGRDITTMNRAEAQEYRRQVQMVFQNPSSSLNPRQSVGAAIAAPLHAQRVDPPGGVKARVRELMDRVGLRPDHYNRFPHEFSGGQKQRVGIARALALEPRLIICDEPVSALDVSVQAQVVNLLQDIQADTGVSYVFIAHDLSVVRHFADRVAVMYLGRIMESGVTREVFDDPQHPYTRALLSAVPQPDPEADRGRRIRLSGDLPTPANPPSGCVFRTRCPVRPRLDAAAQARCAGEVPALSSTGPACHFPDRAVATATD; this comes from the coding sequence ATGACCACCGCCGACACGACACCCCTGCTGGAGGCCGAAGGGCTGACCAAGCACTTCCGGGGACGCGGCGGCCTCCTCGGCCGGGGCGGCTCCCTCGTCAAGGCCGTCGACGGCGTCAGCTTCTCCGTCGGCGCCGGACGCACCCTCGGGATCGTCGGCGAGTCCGGGTGCGGGAAGTCCACCACCGGGCGGCTGCTGATGCGCCTGCTCGACCCGACGTCCGGGACCGTGCGCCTCGACGGACGCGACATCACCACGATGAACCGCGCCGAGGCGCAGGAGTACCGTCGCCAGGTCCAGATGGTCTTCCAGAACCCGTCCTCCTCCCTCAACCCCAGGCAGTCCGTCGGCGCCGCCATCGCCGCCCCGCTGCACGCCCAGCGCGTCGACCCGCCCGGCGGCGTCAAGGCCCGGGTACGCGAACTCATGGACCGGGTCGGGCTGCGCCCCGACCACTACAACCGCTTCCCGCACGAGTTCTCCGGCGGCCAGAAACAGCGCGTCGGCATCGCCCGCGCCCTCGCCCTCGAACCCCGCCTCATCATCTGCGACGAACCGGTCTCGGCCCTCGACGTCTCCGTGCAGGCCCAGGTCGTCAACCTGCTCCAGGACATCCAGGCCGACACCGGCGTCAGCTACGTCTTCATCGCCCACGATCTGTCCGTCGTACGGCACTTCGCGGACCGGGTCGCCGTGATGTACCTCGGCCGGATCATGGAGAGCGGCGTCACCCGGGAGGTCTTCGACGACCCCCAACACCCCTACACCCGGGCCCTGCTCTCCGCCGTCCCGCAGCCGGACCCCGAGGCCGACCGGGGCCGCAGGATCCGGCTCAGCGGCGATCTGCCCACCCCCGCGAACCCGCCGTCCGGCTGTGTGTTCCGTACCCGGTGCCCGGTGCGGCCGCGCCTCGACGCGGCCGCACAGGCGCGCTGCGCGGGCGAGGTCCCCGCGCTGTCGAGCACCGGCCCCGCCTGCCACTTCCCCGACCGGGCCGTCGCCACGGCGACCGACTGA
- a CDS encoding amidohydrolase family protein → MQIRDVRPWGGERSDVQLDGDRITALRPHDPHAEPAGDVVEGRGRLLLPSFSDVHVHLDSTRIGLPFRPHTGGPGVWTMTMNDRENWRDAEVPLPERVAGTLERMIARGTTRVRTYAQVDVDCKLEKFEAVVAAKEKYGHLADVQIMTFPQAGILREAGTADYLEASLKAGADVMGGIDPCTLDRDPKGHLDVVFGLAEKYQVEVDIHLHEPGELGVFSTDLILERVRALDMRGKVTMSHAYELGSVNESTSRRLIEEFAELDIAMATVAPAGRGHLSLVALTEAGVRVGLGEDGQRDYWSPYGNCDLLDRTWQLAFTNNFRRDEHIEMCLAVASMGGASIMSHDVPRLTGVTDRPGLAVGDRADLLLVDGETPTSAVMDRGTDRTVLHDGRVVADGLRLTAG, encoded by the coding sequence ATGCAGATCCGTGACGTCCGCCCCTGGGGCGGCGAGCGCAGTGACGTACAGCTCGACGGCGACCGCATCACCGCGCTCCGCCCGCACGACCCGCATGCCGAGCCCGCCGGGGACGTCGTCGAAGGCCGGGGCCGGCTCCTGCTGCCCTCCTTCAGCGACGTCCACGTCCACCTGGACTCCACCCGCATCGGCCTGCCGTTCCGCCCGCACACCGGCGGGCCCGGCGTGTGGACGATGACGATGAACGACCGCGAGAACTGGCGCGACGCCGAAGTCCCGCTGCCCGAGCGGGTCGCCGGCACCCTGGAGCGCATGATCGCGCGCGGCACGACCCGCGTGCGGACGTACGCGCAGGTCGACGTCGACTGCAAGCTGGAGAAGTTCGAGGCGGTCGTCGCCGCCAAGGAGAAGTACGGGCATCTCGCCGACGTCCAGATCATGACGTTCCCGCAGGCGGGCATCCTGCGCGAGGCGGGGACCGCGGACTATCTGGAGGCATCGCTCAAGGCGGGCGCCGACGTGATGGGCGGCATCGACCCCTGCACCCTGGACCGCGACCCCAAGGGCCATCTCGACGTCGTCTTCGGACTCGCCGAGAAGTACCAGGTGGAGGTCGACATCCACCTGCACGAGCCGGGCGAGCTCGGGGTCTTCTCGACCGACCTGATCCTGGAGCGCGTCCGGGCCCTCGATATGCGGGGCAAGGTGACGATGTCGCACGCCTACGAGCTCGGCTCGGTGAACGAGTCGACGAGCCGCCGCCTCATCGAGGAGTTCGCGGAGCTGGACATCGCCATGGCGACGGTCGCCCCGGCCGGCCGCGGCCACCTCTCCCTCGTCGCCCTCACCGAGGCGGGCGTCCGCGTCGGCCTCGGCGAGGACGGGCAGCGCGACTACTGGAGCCCGTACGGCAACTGCGATCTCCTCGACCGCACCTGGCAATTGGCGTTCACCAACAACTTCCGCCGCGACGAGCACATCGAGATGTGCCTCGCCGTGGCGAGCATGGGTGGCGCCTCGATCATGAGCCACGACGTGCCCCGCCTCACCGGTGTCACCGACCGCCCGGGTCTCGCCGTGGGCGACCGCGCCGATCTGCTCCTCGTCGACGGGGAGACACCGACGAGCGCCGTCATGGACCGGGGGACCGACCGCACGGTGCTGCACGACGGACGGGTGGTGGCCGACGGGCTCCGACTGACCGCCGGCTGA